The region CGGGCGCGGGCAGTTGGGGCATGCCCAGGCTGACGCCCTCGGGGGTGGTGGTCACCGGTCGACGCCTCCCATCACGGGGTCGATGGACGCGACGGCGACGATGACGTCGGCGACCTGGCCGCCCTCGCACATCGCCGCCATGGCCTGCAGATTGGTGAAGGACGGGTCGCGGAAGTGGACCCGGTAGGGGCGGGTGCCTCCGTCGGACACGGCGTGCACCCCGAGCTCGCCCTTGGGCGACTCGACCGCCGCGTACGCCTGACCCGGCGGGACGCGGAAGCCCTCGGTCACCAGCTTGAAGTGGTGGATCAGGGCCTCCATGGAGGTGCCCATGATCTTCTTGATGTGGTCGAGAGAGTTGCCGAGACCGTCGGGGCCCAGTGCGAGCTGGGCGGGCCAGGCGATCTTCTTGTCGGCGACCATGACCGGGCCGGGCTGCAGCCGGTCCAGGCACTGCTCGACGATGTGCAGCGACTGGCGCATTTCCTCCAGGCGGATCAGGAAGCGCCCGTAGGAGTCGCAGGTGTCGGCGGTCGGGATCTCGAAGTCGTACGTCTCGTAGCCGCAGTACGGCTGGGCCTTGCGCAGGTCGTGCGGTAGGCCCGCGGAGCGCAGGATGGGGCCGGTGGCGCCGAGGGCCATGCATCCGGCCAGGTCGAGGTAGCCGACGTCCTGCATACGGGCCTTGAAGATGGGGTTCCCGGTGGCGAGCTTGTCGTACTCGGGAAGGTTCTTGTGCATCTTCTTCACGAACTCGCGGATCTGGTCCACCGCGCCGGGCGGCAGGTCCTGGGCGAGTCCGCCGGGGCGGATGTACGCGTGGTTCATCCGCAGGCCGGTGATCAGCTCGTAGATGTCGAGAATGAGTTCACGATCACGGAAGCCGTAGATCATGATCGTGGTGGCGCCGAGTTCCATGCCTCCGGTGGCGATGCACACCAGATGGGAGGAGAGTCGGTTCAGCTCCATCAGGAGGACGCGGATGATCGAGGCGCGGTCGGGGATCTGGTCCTCGATGCCGAGGAGCTTCTCGACGGCGAGACAGTAGGCGGTCTCGTTGAAGAACGGCGTCAGGTAGTCCATGCGCGTCACGAACGTGGTGCCCTGGGTCCACGTGCGGAACTCGAGGTTCTTCTCGATGCCGGTGTGGAGGTAGCCGATGCCGCAGCGGGCCTCGGTGACCGTCTCGCCGTCGATCTCCAGGATGAGCCGGAGCACGCCGTGGGTGGACGGGTGCTGCGGGCCCATGTTGACGATGATGCGCTCGTCGTCGGACTTCGCCGCGGACTGGGCGATCTCGTCCCAGTCGCCACCGGTGACCGTATATACGGTGCCCTCGGTCGTCTCCCGCGCCGCCGCGGCGGACGCGCCGGAAGAAGGGGTCTGCGTGCTCATGAGTACGACCTCCGCTGGTCCGGGGCAGGGATCTGGGCGCCCTTGTACTCGATGGGGATGCCACCGAGGGGGTAGTCCTTGCGCTGCGGGTGGCCCTGCCAGTCGTCCGGCATCATGATCCGCGTCAGGGCCGGGTGGCCGTCGAAGATCAGGCCGAAGAAGTCGTACGTCTCGCGCTCGTGCCAGTCGTTCGTCGGGTAGACGGAGACGAGCGAGGGGACGTGCGGGTCGGCGTCGGGGGCGCTGACTTCGAGGCGGATCAGCCGGTTGTGGGTGATCGAACGCAGGTGGTAGACGGCGTGCAGCTCCCGGCCCTTGTCGCTCGGGTAGTGCACTGCGCTCACGCCCGTGCACAGTTCGAAGCGGAGGGCCGGGTCGTCGCGGAGGGTCTGGGCGACCCGGAGCAGGTACTCGCGTTCGATGTGGAAGGTGAGCTCGTCGCGGTCGACGATCGTCTTCTCGATGGCGTTGTCGGGGACGAGTCCCTGTTCCTCCAGGGCGCCTTCCAGTTCGTCGGCGACCTCGTCGAACCAGCCGCCGTAGGGGCGGGTGGCCGGGCCGGGGAGCCGGATGGAGCGGACCAGGCCTCCGTAGCCGGTGGTGTCGCCGCCGTTGTTGGCGCCGAACATGCCGCGCTGGACGCGGATCTCCTCGCCGCCCTCGCCGCGCTGGCCGGGGAGGTTGGAGGCGCCGAGGTCCTTCTCGGGGTTCACCCCGTTGCCGTTCGCGTCGCTCACCGCAGCAGGCCCTTCATCTCGATGGTGGGGAGCGCCTTGAGCGCCGCTTCCTCCGCCTCGCGGGCCGCCTCCTCGGCGTTCACGCCGAGCTTGGAGGTCTGGATCTTCTGGTGGAGCTTGAGGATCGCGTCGATCAGCATCTCGGGCCGCGGCGGACAGCCGGGCAAATAGATGTCGACCGGGACGATGTGGTCGACGCCCTGCACAATGGCGTAGTTGTTGAACATTCCGCCCGATGAGGCACAGACCCCCATGGAGATCACCCACTTGGGGTTGGGCATCTGGTCATAGACCTGCCGCAGTACCGGCGCCATCTTCTGGCTGACGCGGCCGGCGACGATCATGAGGTCGGCCTGGCGCGGTGAGCCGCGGAAGACCTCCATGCCGAAGCGCGCGAGGTCGTAGCGGCCCGCGCCGGTCGTCATCATCTCGATGGCGCAGCAGGCGAGTCCGAACGTGGCGGGGAAGACGGACGCCTTGCGCACCCAGCCCGCGGCCTGCTCGACGGTGGTCAGCAGGAATCCGCTCGGCAGCTTTTCTTCGAGTCCCATGTCTTAAAGGCCCCTCAGTCCCATTCCAGGCCGCCGCGCCGCCATACGTACGCGTACGCGACGAAGACGGTGAGCACGAAGAGCAGCATCTCCACGAGCCCGAAAACACCCAGGGCGTCGAAGGTGACGGCCCAGGGGTAGAGGAAGACGATCTCGATGTCGAAGACGATGAAGAGCATCGCCGTCAGGTAGTACTTGATGGGGAAGCGCCCGCCGCCGGCCGGCGTGGGGGTCGGCTCGATACCGCACTCGTAGGCCTCGAGCTTGGCCCGGTTGTATCGCTTTGGACCGATAAGCGTGGCCATGACCACGGAGAAGATCGCAAAGCCTGCCCCGAGGGCTCCCAGTACGAGGATCGGCGCATACGCGTTCACGCTCCTCGCTCCTCTCAGTCGGCACTGACTGCTGGCGGTTGCGTCAGGCAAGCACTTCCGCTCCACCCGTCCCACGAACCCCGTGCGTCCCGACGAAGATCGCGTACATGTGAAGCAGGTCACAAGCCCAACTGCCTCGCATCTTATGCCCGCCGGTCTGTGATCTGCGACACGGGGTATTGCACAAGCTTTGTGATCTCCACCACCTGACGAAGGATCATGAAGTCGGATGAGCAGTGATCTTCATACGCGAAGCGTCCGTGCGATCACCAGATGTGACATTTCCGCTCGTCACCACAGGTCCGGGGCGGCGTCTCAATATCAAGAGACTTCCGATGCATGCAAATTGGTGCTGGACGCAGGGGCTTGGTAGAGGAGCGCGTTCACACATCAGAGGGAGGGGTGTGGACGGATGTGGACAGACATCGGCGCGTGCACACATTCACGAGGGGGAGGCGGTCGAGAGGTGCGCGCGAGACGCCGCCGGCCCGGTGACCGTTCCGTGACCTGCGTCACATCGGCCTATGGGTCAGATAAGCCGGCCTTGGCCACAGGCTGCGACCAGTGGTAGGCGGAGGGCAATTCGGACGTAATACGGAAAGAGCATGATCACAGGCTTGATCACCTCTGTCCATAATGCCCGTTACGGCGTCAATAAGAAGTGACGCGCCCCGGATTCGGCCGCGGATTGAACAACTGTGGCGCACCACACGTTTCTTGAAGGTATGAGGGAGTCCCTGATACCGGTTGTACCCATGTCCCACACCGCTCACATACGCAACCACCGGAAGCCCCGCCGCAACGCGTCGACGCTAGCGATGCGCGCCGGAGTTGCCGGTGGCGTTCTCAGCACCTTGGCCGTGGCCGGTGCGGCTGGTTCGGCGAACGCGGCCGAGCCCGTGACGCAGACCCTCGAACTGCCCACCCTGACGGCCGACCTGGCCACTCAGCTGGCACAGTCCGCGGACGCCACGCAGCAGGCAGCTGCCAACTACGAGCTGCAGGCCGAGCGCGACGCGGCCGCCGCAAAGGCCGCGAAGCAGGCCAAGGCGGACCTCGCGGACGCCAAGAAGAAGGCCGAGGCCAAGAAGAAGGCCGAGGACGCGCGCAAGGCCGCAGCCGCCCAGGCCGCCTCTCGGTCGTCCACGCGGACCGTCCTGTCCAGCTCCGCGGGCTCCTCGAGTTCGACCGTCTCCGCCCCGGCCAGCGGCAGTGTCGCCACCGTCATCGCCTTCCTCAAGGCTCAGGTCGGCGACGCGTACGTGATGGGCGGTACGGGCCCCAACGCCTGGGACTGCTCCGGCCTCGTGCAGGCCGCGTTCCGGCAGGTCGGTGTCGACCTGCCGCGCGTCTCGCAGGACCAGTCGACGTCCGGTACGCCGGTCTCGCTGTCCAACATCCAGGTCGGCGACATCCTGTACTGGGGTTCGGCCGGTTCGGCGTACCACGTGGGTGTGTACATCGGTAACGGCCAGTACCTGGACGCGGCCAACCCCTCCAAGGGTGTGGTGATTCAGGACCTTTCGGGCTACCCGGCCACGGGCGCGGTGCGCGTTCTCTGAGTCGCGGGACCTTGTAAGTCATACGGCATGAAGGCCGCCACCCGAGTGGGTGGCGGCCTCGTCGTGCTGCCCCGGGGGCGGGACCGCCCCCGGACGCCCCCGGAACGACCCCGGAGACCCCGGGAGGTCCCCGGAGGTCCCCCGGGCGCCCCGTGATGGCGTCAGGCCTTCGGTGCCACCTTCGAGAGGCCGTTGATGATGCGGTCCATCGCGTCGCCGCCGGTCGGGTCCGTGAGGTTCGCGAGCATCTTGAGGGTGAACTTCATCAGCAGCGGGTGGGTCAGGCCGCGCTGGGTCGCGATCTTCATGACCTTCGGGTTGCCGATGAGCTTCACGAAGGCGCGGCCGAGGGTGTAGTAGCCGCCGTAGGTGTCCTTGAGGACACGGGGGTAGCGCTGGAGGGCCAGTTCGCGCTGGGTCGGCGTCGAGCGGGCGTGGGCCTGCACGATGACGTCCGCGGCGATCTGGCCGGACTCCATGGCGTAGGCGATGCCCTCGCCGTTGAAGGGGTTGACCAGGCCGCCGGCGTCGCCGACCAGCAGCAGACCCTTGGTGTAGTGCGGTTGGCGGTTGAAGGCCATGGGGAGGGCGGCGCCGCGGATCGGGCCGGTCATGTTCTCCGGCGTATAGCCCCAGTCCTCCGGCATGGACGCGCACCAGGCCTTCAGGACCTCGCGCCAGTCCAGCTCCTTGAAGGAGTTGGAGGTGTTGAGCACGCCCAGGCCCACGTTCGAGGTGCCGTCGCCCATGCCGAAGATCCAGCCGTAGCCGGGCAGCAGACGGTCCTCGGCGCCCCGGCGGTCCCACAGCTCCAGCCAGGACTCCAGGTAGTCGTCCTCGTGGCGCGGGGACGTGAAGTACGTACGGACCGCGACACCCATCGGGCGGTCCTCGCGGCGGTGCAGGCCCATCGCCAGGGACAGGCGGGTCGAGTTGCCGTCGGCGGCGACGACCAGCGGCGCGTGGAAGGTGACCTCGCGCTTCTCCCCCACGTCGCCCAGCTTCGCGTGCACGCCCGTGATGCGGCCGGTGCGGTCGTCGATGATGGGGGCGCCGACGTTGCAGCGCTCGTACAGCCGCGCGCCCGCCTTCTGCGCCTGCCGGGCCAGCTGCTCGTCGAAGTCGTCGCGCTTGCGGACGAGTCCGTAGTCCGGGTAGGAGGCGAGATCCGGCCAGTCCAGCTGGAGGCGGACGCCGCCGCCGATGATGCGCAGGCCCTTGTTGCGCAGCCAGCCGGCCTCTTCGGAGATGTCGATCCCCATGGAGACGAGCTGCTTGGTGGCGCGCGGGGTCAGGCCGTCACCGCAGACCTTCTCCCTCGGGAACGCGGTCTTCTCCAGGAGCAGGACGTCGAGTCCGGCCTTCGCCAGGTAGTACGCGGTCGTGGAACCGGCTGGTCCAGCCCCGACGACGATCACATCTGCGGTGTTTTCGGAGAGGGGTTGGGGCTCGGTCACGGCGGGGTCTCCCCAAGACTCGAAATCTGCGTGCTGACGGGCACTGGACATGGGCAGTCTATGCAGCGGTACTGATCACCTGGCTGAAGGGTTGCCCCGTGAACCGAGCTCTCCCCGACGTACGGCTGCGTGTCCCCACCGACGAGGACGCGTTCGCCTGGCACCGGATCTTCGCCGACCCCGAGGTCATGGAGTTCCACGGTGGGAAGGCGGCCGAACTGTCGGTGTACGAGGAGCTCACCGCGCGGCAGCGCCGGCACGACGCCGAACTCGGATTCTGTCTGTGGACCCTGGTCGACGCGGAGGGTGAGGTGCTCGGCTTCACCGGCGCGCAGCCGTGGCCGCGCGAGTGGGGGCCGAAGGGCGAGATCGAGATCGGGTGGCGGCTCGGCAGGGCGCATTGGGGCAAGGGGTACGTCACCGCCGCCGCGCTCACCACCCTGGAGCGGGTGCGCGCGGCGGGCGTCTCGGATGTCGTCGCCGTGGTCAGGGCGGGCAACGAGCGCTCCATCGCCGTGACCCGACGCGTCGGCATGGAACTGGCCGAGGTCGTCACCCATCCCACGACGGCCGAACCCGCGCACTGCTACCGCCTCGCCCTCTGACGGCTTCCGGAAGGCCGCCTCACGGTTTCTCGCAGCCACCCGACGGTTTCCGGCAGCCACCCGACGGCTTCCGGAAGGGCCGGGCCCTGGCTTACCCTTCCGGTACCGCTGGGGGTGACGTCCGTGCGCCTGACACCCAAGACACCCGAAGTGCGCGTGCCGCGGCTCATCGGCCTGATGGCCGTGGACGCACGCGAGACGGCCGACGCGCGAGGTGTGCTGCTCGCCGCGCCCGACCGGCCCGACTTCCATCTCACCGTCGTCGACTACGTCGTACGCCAATATCCGCCGCCCGGCTCCGAGGTGCCGCGCGGGGCCGTGGTCACCGTGTGGTTCGACCTCGGTGACGCGGAGGGCGGCGCGGGTGTGCGGGAGCCGCGGCTGCCGGGTCCGCCGTCGGGCGGCATGCGCCGTGAGCTCGACGAGCCCGGGGACCCGTTCGAAGTACTCAGGTGAGACAGGCGCTCTCCGGAACCGAGAGCGGCAGCTCGCCGGGAGAACGTGTCAGGCGGCGCTTGCCCGGAGAACGCGTCCGGCGGCGCTTGCCCGGAAGAGGAGTCAGACGGCGCTCGCCCGGAGGAGGCGTCAGGCGGCCTTGAAGCCCCGGTGCAGGGCCACCACGCCGCCCGTCAGGTTCCGCCAGGCCACCTTCGACCAGCCGGCCTTGCGCAGCTTCTCGGCGAGCTCGGGCTGGTTCGGCCAGGCGCGGATGGACTCGGCGAGATAGACGTACGCGTCGGGGTTGGAGGACACCGCACGGGCGACCGGCGGCAGCGCGCGCATCAGGTACTCGGTGTAGACCGTGCGGAACGGCGCCCAGGTCGGGTGCGAGAACTCGCAGATCACGACCCGGCCGCCGGGCTTGGTCACCCGGTACAGCTCGCTCAGCGCCGTGTCGGTGTCCTGGACGTTGCGCAGGCCGAAGGAGATCGTCACCGCGTCGAAGGTGTCGTCCTTGAAGGGCAGCTTCGTCGCGTCGCCCGCGGTCAGCGGCAGCCAGGGGTGGTTCTTCTTGCCGACCCGGAGCATGCCGAGGGAGAAGTCGCAGGGCACGACGTAGGCGCCGGTGCGGGCGAAGGGGAGGGACGAGGTCGCCGTACCGGCCGCCAGGTCCAGGATCTTCTGTGCGGGACGCGCGTCGACCGCCTTCGCGACCTCCCTGCGCCACACCCGGTCCTGGCCGAGCGACAGCACGTCGTTCGTCAGGTCGTACCGTTCCGCCACGTCGTCGAACATCGAGGCGACTTCGTGCGGCTGCTTGTCCAGGGATGCGCGGGTCACTCCCCCATTGTGGCAGCACGGGCCGGGCGACTTTGCGGCGCCCGGCCCGTACGCCGGTCTCGTGCAACCCCCTCAGGGGATCTCCCGGAGGTTCCTTCAGGGGAGCAGCTTCGGCTTCTTCTTGGCGGCCACGTCCTCGACCCAGCCGACCAGCGGGATGGCGACCCAGATCAGCACCCAGCCGATGCCGAACATGAACCACTGGCTCTCCAGCGGCAGCCACTTCTCGAAGGCGGGCACCTTCCAGAACTGGTCGATCAGCGGGACCGCGAGCACGAGGGCGATCTCGTGCCAGAGGTAGATCGTCACCGCCCGCCCGTTGAAGATCGTCACGGTCCGGTCGAGCCGCTTGAAGCGGGCGAGCCAGGCGAAGTCGACGTTGTAATACGCCTTGAAGTACATCAGCAGCGTCACGAAGCCGGCCGACCAGAAGGTCTGCGCGACGGGGACCTCGTCCAGGTCGTACGTACCGAACTCCGCCTGGTGCGCGAAGGCGTACCAGCCGCCGTACGCCAGGAGGGCGAGCGACGCCAGGATCACCAGGGCCGGCTTCAGCCGCTGGAGCACGCCCTCGCGGTGCGCGAAGCCGACCAGCCAGCAGAACAGGAAGGTGGCGAAGTCCGTCAGGCCGCTGCCGAAGCGGTTGTACGGAGGCTGCCAGGCGTACTGGAAGACCAGGATCGGGGCGAGGGACAGGAGCAGGACCGGGAGGGGGGCCTTGCGGAAGACCTTCAGGAGAAGCGGGGACATCAGGACGAACCAGAGGTACGTCCGCAGGTACCAGAGGATCTCCCAGGCCTGGATGCCCCACTGGTTGCCCGGCGGGTCGCCGACCGGCACGATCCAGAAGACGATCTGCCAGCCCGGCATCCAGTCGTGGATCAGCATCGCCACCACGACGAAGGAGCCCCAGAACCAGAAGGGCGGCAGCAGCCGCCGCATGCGGCTCTTGACCACCTTGAGCGCGGGGCGTTCCAGGGACTTGGCCATCAGCGAGCCGGCGAGCGCGAACATCACGCCCATCGACGGGAAGACCAGGCCTGCCCAGGCCCAGCCGAAGGTGTGGTACGCCACGACACGGACCAGCGCGACGGCGCGCAGCGCGTCGAAGTAGCGGTCGCGTCCGGTGCCTTTGGCCTTCGGCGCGGGGTCGGCGGCGGGGCTTTCGGGCTCCCCGGCGTCAGGGCTGGGCCCGGTCCGGACGGCAGCGTCCGCCGCGGGCTCCGGCTCGATCACCGGCAGGGGTGCCGTCTCGGTGACGTACACCTGGCCATGGTCGACGTACCCCTGCCCGTAGCCGTACTGCTGGGGGACCTGATGCCGCCGGCCCTGGCCGTACGGATCGGGCTGCTGCCCGTACCCATAGTCATATCCCTGCTGCCCCTGCTGCCCTTGGTACTCCTGCTGGCCTTGGTACCCCTCATGTCCCTGGTACCGCTGTTGTTCCGAGCCCCAGCTCATGTCAGCTCACTCCTGCCGGGGTCCCGACCTCACCCGTGCGCTTGAGCTTCTGCCAGCGGAGGCGGCCGCCGGTCAGGGCGGTCACGGAGGAGTGGATCAGGACGAGGTACATCATCTGGCGGTATGCGAGCTGCTGCAGCGGCAGCATCGCGAGGTAGCGGTACTTCTCACGGTCGAGGCGGAACGCGTAGGCGGCGCAGACGAGTTGGACGACCAGCACCGCCAGCCAGGCCAGCAGTGAGGCCCAGAAGTCCACGAAGATCATCGAGTAGATGGTGAACACGTCGATGAGCGGAGCGAGGACCGGCGTGATGATCTGGAAGATCACCACGAGCGGCATGCCTATGCGGCCGAAGCGGCCCGACGGGCCCTTGTCCGTCAGGGACTTGCGGTGCTTCCACAGCGCCTGCATGGTGCCGTACGACCAGCGGTAGCGCTGCGACCACAGCTGCTTCAGGGAACTCGGTGCCTCCGTCCAGGCCTTGGCGTGCTCCTGGTAGACGACCCGCCAGCCCGCGCGGTGCATCGCGATGGTGATGTCGGTGTCCTCGGCGAGCGTGTCCTCGCTCATGCCGCCGGCCTCGAGGACCGCGTCGCGGCGGAACGCGCCGATCGCGCCCGGGATGGTCGGCATGCAACGCAGCAGGTCGTACATGCGGCGGTCGAGGTTGAAGCCCATCACGTACTCGATGTGCTGCCAGGCGCCGATGATGGTGTTGCGGTTGCCGACCTTGGCGTTGCCCGCGACCGCGCCGATGCCCGGGTCCGCGAAGGGCTGGACGAGCTGGTGCACGGCGTCCGGTTCGAAGACGGTGTCGCCGTCCATCATCACGACGATGTCGTAACTGGCGTTGCGGACGCCGTTGTTGAGGGCGGCCGGTTTGCCCGCGTTCTCCTGGCGGATGACCCGGACATTGGGCAGGCCCAGCGACTCGGCGATCTCCTTGGTGCCGTCCGTGGAGCCGTCGTCGACGACGATGATCTCGATCGGATGGGTGCTCTGCGCCAGTGAGTGGAGCGTGTTGGCGATGCACTCCTTCTCGTTGTACGCGGGCACGATCACCGTGACCGGCCCGGTGACCGTCGGCCCCCAGCTGAACTTGCCGCCCTTGCCGCGTTTCCTGTTGCGCTGTCTGTAGTGACGGCGGGCGAGGATCAGCATCATCCCGAAGCGGCCCATGACGGAGATGCCGACGACCAGCAGCAGCCAGGAGAGCAGCGGCAGGACCCATTCGGCGACCGCGACCGCGTAGACGAGCGCCTTGCCCTCGTAGAGGGTCGAGCCGGTGGCCTTCTGCTGGCCGGACTGCTCGACGTTCACCTTGTTGGTGGAGTTGTTGGTGGAGCTCGAACCGGGCGCGGACTGTGTGCCGCCCGGCTGCTCGCCCAGCGCGCCGGTGTCCGTACCGGCACCCGCCCCCCCACCGGCACCGGCACCGGTCTGTCCGACCCCGGCCTCGACGGCCTGTCCGGAACCGGCGGTGCCCGTGCGGCCGGCACCGTTCGCCGCTCTGTTCAGCTTCACCGTCGCGCCGCTGACGGTGGTGAAGGAGTACCCCTTCGCCTTCATCTTCTTGATGTACGTGTCGAGCGCCTTGACCGTCTCCGAGCGGTCGCCGCCCGCGTCGTGCATGAGGACGACGGCGCCCTTGTTGTTCTTCGGCGTGGCCCACTGGACGATCTTCGAGACGCCCGGCTTCTTCCAGTCGTCGCTGTCGGTGTCGACGAAGACGCTGGTGTAGCCGAGGTTGCCGATCTCCTTGTAGACGGGCCAGCTGTAGTTGTCGACGGCGTTGATCTCCGAGGAGTACGGGGCCCGGAACAGCGTCGTCGTGATCCCC is a window of Streptomyces mirabilis DNA encoding:
- a CDS encoding NADH-quinone oxidoreductase subunit D, translating into MSTQTPSSGASAAAARETTEGTVYTVTGGDWDEIAQSAAKSDDERIIVNMGPQHPSTHGVLRLILEIDGETVTEARCGIGYLHTGIEKNLEFRTWTQGTTFVTRMDYLTPFFNETAYCLAVEKLLGIEDQIPDRASIIRVLLMELNRLSSHLVCIATGGMELGATTIMIYGFRDRELILDIYELITGLRMNHAYIRPGGLAQDLPPGAVDQIREFVKKMHKNLPEYDKLATGNPIFKARMQDVGYLDLAGCMALGATGPILRSAGLPHDLRKAQPYCGYETYDFEIPTADTCDSYGRFLIRLEEMRQSLHIVEQCLDRLQPGPVMVADKKIAWPAQLALGPDGLGNSLDHIKKIMGTSMEALIHHFKLVTEGFRVPPGQAYAAVESPKGELGVHAVSDGGTRPYRVHFRDPSFTNLQAMAAMCEGGQVADVIVAVASIDPVMGGVDR
- a CDS encoding NADH-quinone oxidoreductase subunit C, encoding MSDANGNGVNPEKDLGASNLPGQRGEGGEEIRVQRGMFGANNGGDTTGYGGLVRSIRLPGPATRPYGGWFDEVADELEGALEEQGLVPDNAIEKTIVDRDELTFHIEREYLLRVAQTLRDDPALRFELCTGVSAVHYPSDKGRELHAVYHLRSITHNRLIRLEVSAPDADPHVPSLVSVYPTNDWHERETYDFFGLIFDGHPALTRIMMPDDWQGHPQRKDYPLGGIPIEYKGAQIPAPDQRRSYS
- a CDS encoding NuoB/complex I 20 kDa subunit family protein, which translates into the protein MGLEEKLPSGFLLTTVEQAAGWVRKASVFPATFGLACCAIEMMTTGAGRYDLARFGMEVFRGSPRQADLMIVAGRVSQKMAPVLRQVYDQMPNPKWVISMGVCASSGGMFNNYAIVQGVDHIVPVDIYLPGCPPRPEMLIDAILKLHQKIQTSKLGVNAEEAAREAEEAALKALPTIEMKGLLR
- a CDS encoding NADH-quinone oxidoreductase subunit A; translated protein: MNAYAPILVLGALGAGFAIFSVVMATLIGPKRYNRAKLEAYECGIEPTPTPAGGGRFPIKYYLTAMLFIVFDIEIVFLYPWAVTFDALGVFGLVEMLLFVLTVFVAYAYVWRRGGLEWD
- a CDS encoding C40 family peptidase, encoding MRESLIPVVPMSHTAHIRNHRKPRRNASTLAMRAGVAGGVLSTLAVAGAAGSANAAEPVTQTLELPTLTADLATQLAQSADATQQAAANYELQAERDAAAAKAAKQAKADLADAKKKAEAKKKAEDARKAAAAQAASRSSTRTVLSSSAGSSSSTVSAPASGSVATVIAFLKAQVGDAYVMGGTGPNAWDCSGLVQAAFRQVGVDLPRVSQDQSTSGTPVSLSNIQVGDILYWGSAGSAYHVGVYIGNGQYLDAANPSKGVVIQDLSGYPATGAVRVL
- a CDS encoding geranylgeranyl reductase family protein; translation: MTEPQPLSENTADVIVVGAGPAGSTTAYYLAKAGLDVLLLEKTAFPREKVCGDGLTPRATKQLVSMGIDISEEAGWLRNKGLRIIGGGVRLQLDWPDLASYPDYGLVRKRDDFDEQLARQAQKAGARLYERCNVGAPIIDDRTGRITGVHAKLGDVGEKREVTFHAPLVVAADGNSTRLSLAMGLHRREDRPMGVAVRTYFTSPRHEDDYLESWLELWDRRGAEDRLLPGYGWIFGMGDGTSNVGLGVLNTSNSFKELDWREVLKAWCASMPEDWGYTPENMTGPIRGAALPMAFNRQPHYTKGLLLVGDAGGLVNPFNGEGIAYAMESGQIAADVIVQAHARSTPTQRELALQRYPRVLKDTYGGYYTLGRAFVKLIGNPKVMKIATQRGLTHPLLMKFTLKMLANLTDPTGGDAMDRIINGLSKVAPKA
- a CDS encoding GNAT family N-acetyltransferase; the encoded protein is MNRALPDVRLRVPTDEDAFAWHRIFADPEVMEFHGGKAAELSVYEELTARQRRHDAELGFCLWTLVDAEGEVLGFTGAQPWPREWGPKGEIEIGWRLGRAHWGKGYVTAAALTTLERVRAAGVSDVVAVVRAGNERSIAVTRRVGMELAEVVTHPTTAEPAHCYRLAL
- a CDS encoding PASTA domain-containing protein — encoded protein: MRLTPKTPEVRVPRLIGLMAVDARETADARGVLLAAPDRPDFHLTVVDYVVRQYPPPGSEVPRGAVVTVWFDLGDAEGGAGVREPRLPGPPSGGMRRELDEPGDPFEVLR
- a CDS encoding demethylmenaquinone methyltransferase; this encodes MTRASLDKQPHEVASMFDDVAERYDLTNDVLSLGQDRVWRREVAKAVDARPAQKILDLAAGTATSSLPFARTGAYVVPCDFSLGMLRVGKKNHPWLPLTAGDATKLPFKDDTFDAVTISFGLRNVQDTDTALSELYRVTKPGGRVVICEFSHPTWAPFRTVYTEYLMRALPPVARAVSSNPDAYVYLAESIRAWPNQPELAEKLRKAGWSKVAWRNLTGGVVALHRGFKAA
- a CDS encoding acyltransferase family protein, yielding MSWGSEQQRYQGHEGYQGQQEYQGQQGQQGYDYGYGQQPDPYGQGRRHQVPQQYGYGQGYVDHGQVYVTETAPLPVIEPEPAADAAVRTGPSPDAGEPESPAADPAPKAKGTGRDRYFDALRAVALVRVVAYHTFGWAWAGLVFPSMGVMFALAGSLMAKSLERPALKVVKSRMRRLLPPFWFWGSFVVVAMLIHDWMPGWQIVFWIVPVGDPPGNQWGIQAWEILWYLRTYLWFVLMSPLLLKVFRKAPLPVLLLSLAPILVFQYAWQPPYNRFGSGLTDFATFLFCWLVGFAHREGVLQRLKPALVILASLALLAYGGWYAFAHQAEFGTYDLDEVPVAQTFWSAGFVTLLMYFKAYYNVDFAWLARFKRLDRTVTIFNGRAVTIYLWHEIALVLAVPLIDQFWKVPAFEKWLPLESQWFMFGIGWVLIWVAIPLVGWVEDVAAKKKPKLLP
- a CDS encoding bifunctional polysaccharide deacetylase/glycosyltransferase family 2 protein produces the protein MTSTTPSRGRRRAPTKMERAAGKAAALQKPRVILALLLLLGLTSVMLLDGYLRSEIGNDARVRDGAAYDKVPQKILDGGPLLTFTGGTAKTQSVPKKTIVLTFDDGPTPTWTPQILKVLEDNGVEATFFMVGSMVSRYPSVVKDLVDQGNEVGIHTFTHVDLSYQGTGRLQRELKQTQLALAGAAGITTTLFRAPYSSEINAVDNYSWPVYKEIGNLGYTSVFVDTDSDDWKKPGVSKIVQWATPKNNKGAVVLMHDAGGDRSETVKALDTYIKKMKAKGYSFTTVSGATVKLNRAANGAGRTGTAGSGQAVEAGVGQTGAGAGGGAGAGTDTGALGEQPGGTQSAPGSSSTNNSTNKVNVEQSGQQKATGSTLYEGKALVYAVAVAEWVLPLLSWLLLVVGISVMGRFGMMLILARRHYRQRNRKRGKGGKFSWGPTVTGPVTVIVPAYNEKECIANTLHSLAQSTHPIEIIVVDDGSTDGTKEIAESLGLPNVRVIRQENAGKPAALNNGVRNASYDIVVMMDGDTVFEPDAVHQLVQPFADPGIGAVAGNAKVGNRNTIIGAWQHIEYVMGFNLDRRMYDLLRCMPTIPGAIGAFRRDAVLEAGGMSEDTLAEDTDITIAMHRAGWRVVYQEHAKAWTEAPSSLKQLWSQRYRWSYGTMQALWKHRKSLTDKGPSGRFGRIGMPLVVIFQIITPVLAPLIDVFTIYSMIFVDFWASLLAWLAVLVVQLVCAAYAFRLDREKYRYLAMLPLQQLAYRQMMYLVLIHSSVTALTGGRLRWQKLKRTGEVGTPAGVS